In the genome of Oxyura jamaicensis isolate SHBP4307 breed ruddy duck chromosome 13, BPBGC_Ojam_1.0, whole genome shotgun sequence, one region contains:
- the LRRTM2 gene encoding leucine-rich repeat transmembrane neuronal protein 2 isoform X3, whose amino-acid sequence MQPPMYSKEWLLYGLRKLQTLHLRSNSLRTIPVRLFWDCRSLEFLDLSTNRLRSLARNGFAGLIKLRELHLEHNQLTKINFAHFLRLSSLHTLFLQWNKISNLTCGMEWTWGTLEKLDLTGNEIKAIDLTVFETMPNLKTLLMDNNKLTTLDSKILSSLPSLTTVGLSGNLWECSPKICALATWLSGFRGRWEHPILCHSPDHTQGEDILDAVHGFQLCWNLSTVVTSAAPTSAVPTTEYTKRISSSNFHMGDKEIPTTAGMVVTTEEPFPEPNNAIFTQRVITGTMALLFSFFFIIFIVFISRKCCPPTLRRIRQCSMIQNHRQLRSQTRLHMANMSDQGPYNEYEPTHEGPFIIINGYGQCKCQQLPYKECEV is encoded by the exons ATGCAACCTCCAATGTACTCAAAAGAATGG CTGCTCTACGGCCTCCGCAAGCTGCAGACCTTGCATTTGCGCTCCAACTCCCTGCGGACGATCCCCGTCCGCCTGTTCTGGGACTGCCGTAGCCTCGAGTTCCTGGATCTGAGCACAAACCGCTTGCGAAGTTTGGCTCGCAATGGATTTGCAGGATTAATCAAGCTGAGGGAGCTTCACCTAGAGCACAACCAGCTGACAAAGATTAATTTTGCTCATTTCCTCCGGCTGAGCAGCCTGCACACGCTCTTCTTGCAGTGGAACAAAATTAGCAACTTGACGTGTGGGATGGAGTGGACCTGGGGCACCTTAGAAAAGCTAGATTTGACTGGAAACGAGATCAAAGCCATCGACCTAACAGTTTTTGAAACTATGCCTAACCTTAAGACCCTGCTCATGGATAACAACAAGCTGACCACCCTGGACTCCAAGATCCTCAGCTCGCTCCCGTCCCTCACCACCGTGGGCCTCTCGGGCAATCTGTGGGAGTGCAGCCCCAAGATCTGCGCCCTGGCCACCTGGCTGAGCGGCTTCCGCGGCCGCTGGGAGCACCCCATCCTCTGCCACAGCCCCGACCACACCCAGGGAGAGGACATCCTGGACGCGGTGCACGGCTTTCAGCTTTGCTGGAATTTATCGACTGTGGTTACATCCGCGGCTCCGACCTCCGCGGTCCCCACCACCGAGTACACAAAAAGAATAAGCTCCTCTAATTTCCATATGGGAGACAAAGAAATTCCAACCACGGCAGGCATGGTCGTCACCACCGAAGAACCTTTCCCGGAGCCAAACAATGCCATCTTCACTCAAAGGGTAATTACAGGGACAATggctttattgttttctttcttttttatcatttttatagTGTTCATCTCCAGGAAATGCTGCCCTCCCACATTAAGAAGAATTAGGCAGTGCTCAATGATTCAAAACCACAGGCAACTCCGATCCCAAACACGGCTACATATGGCAAATATGTCAGACCAAGGACCGTATAATGAATACGAACCCACCCACGAAGGACCCTTCATCATCATTAATGGCTATGGACAATGCAAGTGTCAGCAGCTGCCATACAAAGAATGTGAAGTATAA
- the LRRTM2 gene encoding leucine-rich repeat transmembrane neuronal protein 2 isoform X2: MQPPMYSKEWLSSLHPELLYGLRKLQTLHLRSNSLRTIPVRLFWDCRSLEFLDLSTNRLRSLARNGFAGLIKLRELHLEHNQLTKINFAHFLRLSSLHTLFLQWNKISNLTCGMEWTWGTLEKLDLTGNEIKAIDLTVFETMPNLKTLLMDNNKLTTLDSKILSSLPSLTTVGLSGNLWECSPKICALATWLSGFRGRWEHPILCHSPDHTQGEDILDAVHGFQLCWNLSTVVTSAAPTSAVPTTEYTKRISSSNFHMGDKEIPTTAGMVVTTEEPFPEPNNAIFTQRVITGTMALLFSFFFIIFIVFISRKCCPPTLRRIRQCSMIQNHRQLRSQTRLHMANMSDQGPYNEYEPTHEGPFIIINGYGQCKCQQLPYKECEV; the protein is encoded by the exons ATGCAACCTCCAATGTACTCAAAAGAATGG TTGTCCTCTCTGCACCCCGAGCTGCTCTACGGCCTCCGCAAGCTGCAGACCTTGCATTTGCGCTCCAACTCCCTGCGGACGATCCCCGTCCGCCTGTTCTGGGACTGCCGTAGCCTCGAGTTCCTGGATCTGAGCACAAACCGCTTGCGAAGTTTGGCTCGCAATGGATTTGCAGGATTAATCAAGCTGAGGGAGCTTCACCTAGAGCACAACCAGCTGACAAAGATTAATTTTGCTCATTTCCTCCGGCTGAGCAGCCTGCACACGCTCTTCTTGCAGTGGAACAAAATTAGCAACTTGACGTGTGGGATGGAGTGGACCTGGGGCACCTTAGAAAAGCTAGATTTGACTGGAAACGAGATCAAAGCCATCGACCTAACAGTTTTTGAAACTATGCCTAACCTTAAGACCCTGCTCATGGATAACAACAAGCTGACCACCCTGGACTCCAAGATCCTCAGCTCGCTCCCGTCCCTCACCACCGTGGGCCTCTCGGGCAATCTGTGGGAGTGCAGCCCCAAGATCTGCGCCCTGGCCACCTGGCTGAGCGGCTTCCGCGGCCGCTGGGAGCACCCCATCCTCTGCCACAGCCCCGACCACACCCAGGGAGAGGACATCCTGGACGCGGTGCACGGCTTTCAGCTTTGCTGGAATTTATCGACTGTGGTTACATCCGCGGCTCCGACCTCCGCGGTCCCCACCACCGAGTACACAAAAAGAATAAGCTCCTCTAATTTCCATATGGGAGACAAAGAAATTCCAACCACGGCAGGCATGGTCGTCACCACCGAAGAACCTTTCCCGGAGCCAAACAATGCCATCTTCACTCAAAGGGTAATTACAGGGACAATggctttattgttttctttcttttttatcatttttatagTGTTCATCTCCAGGAAATGCTGCCCTCCCACATTAAGAAGAATTAGGCAGTGCTCAATGATTCAAAACCACAGGCAACTCCGATCCCAAACACGGCTACATATGGCAAATATGTCAGACCAAGGACCGTATAATGAATACGAACCCACCCACGAAGGACCCTTCATCATCATTAATGGCTATGGACAATGCAAGTGTCAGCAGCTGCCATACAAAGAATGTGAAGTATAA
- the LRRTM2 gene encoding leucine-rich repeat transmembrane neuronal protein 2 isoform X1: protein MGLHFKWPLGARMLAALYAMSMVLKMLPALGMACPPKCRCEKLLFYCDSQGFHSVPNTTEKGSLGLSLRHNFITELERDQFASFSQLTWLHLDHNQIATVREDSFQGLYKLKELVLSSNKIFHLPNTTFSQLLNLQNLDLSFNQLSSLHPELLYGLRKLQTLHLRSNSLRTIPVRLFWDCRSLEFLDLSTNRLRSLARNGFAGLIKLRELHLEHNQLTKINFAHFLRLSSLHTLFLQWNKISNLTCGMEWTWGTLEKLDLTGNEIKAIDLTVFETMPNLKTLLMDNNKLTTLDSKILSSLPSLTTVGLSGNLWECSPKICALATWLSGFRGRWEHPILCHSPDHTQGEDILDAVHGFQLCWNLSTVVTSAAPTSAVPTTEYTKRISSSNFHMGDKEIPTTAGMVVTTEEPFPEPNNAIFTQRVITGTMALLFSFFFIIFIVFISRKCCPPTLRRIRQCSMIQNHRQLRSQTRLHMANMSDQGPYNEYEPTHEGPFIIINGYGQCKCQQLPYKECEV from the exons ATGG GCTTACATTTCAAGTGGCCATTAGGGGCTCGTATGCTGGCAGCACTATATGCAATGAGTatggttttaaaaatgctgcCTGCCTTGGGCATGGCTTGTCCACCAAAATGTCGCTGTGAGAAGCTGCTCTTTTACTGTGACTCTCAGGGGTTTCACTCAGTGCCAAACACCACTGAAAAGGGCTCTCTAGGTTTGTCACTGAGGCACAATTTTATTACTGAACTTGAAAGGGATCAATTTGCAAGCTTCAGTCAACTTACTTGGCTTCACTTAGATCATAATCAAATTGCAACAGTCAGAGAAGATTCTTTTCAAGGACTATATAAACTTAAGGAATTAGTCTTAAGTTCcaacaaaatctttcatttgCCAAACACAACTTTTAGCCAGCTGCTTAACCTGCAGAATTTGGACCTCTCTTTTAATCAGTTGTCCTCTCTGCACCCCGAGCTGCTCTACGGCCTCCGCAAGCTGCAGACCTTGCATTTGCGCTCCAACTCCCTGCGGACGATCCCCGTCCGCCTGTTCTGGGACTGCCGTAGCCTCGAGTTCCTGGATCTGAGCACAAACCGCTTGCGAAGTTTGGCTCGCAATGGATTTGCAGGATTAATCAAGCTGAGGGAGCTTCACCTAGAGCACAACCAGCTGACAAAGATTAATTTTGCTCATTTCCTCCGGCTGAGCAGCCTGCACACGCTCTTCTTGCAGTGGAACAAAATTAGCAACTTGACGTGTGGGATGGAGTGGACCTGGGGCACCTTAGAAAAGCTAGATTTGACTGGAAACGAGATCAAAGCCATCGACCTAACAGTTTTTGAAACTATGCCTAACCTTAAGACCCTGCTCATGGATAACAACAAGCTGACCACCCTGGACTCCAAGATCCTCAGCTCGCTCCCGTCCCTCACCACCGTGGGCCTCTCGGGCAATCTGTGGGAGTGCAGCCCCAAGATCTGCGCCCTGGCCACCTGGCTGAGCGGCTTCCGCGGCCGCTGGGAGCACCCCATCCTCTGCCACAGCCCCGACCACACCCAGGGAGAGGACATCCTGGACGCGGTGCACGGCTTTCAGCTTTGCTGGAATTTATCGACTGTGGTTACATCCGCGGCTCCGACCTCCGCGGTCCCCACCACCGAGTACACAAAAAGAATAAGCTCCTCTAATTTCCATATGGGAGACAAAGAAATTCCAACCACGGCAGGCATGGTCGTCACCACCGAAGAACCTTTCCCGGAGCCAAACAATGCCATCTTCACTCAAAGGGTAATTACAGGGACAATggctttattgttttctttcttttttatcatttttatagTGTTCATCTCCAGGAAATGCTGCCCTCCCACATTAAGAAGAATTAGGCAGTGCTCAATGATTCAAAACCACAGGCAACTCCGATCCCAAACACGGCTACATATGGCAAATATGTCAGACCAAGGACCGTATAATGAATACGAACCCACCCACGAAGGACCCTTCATCATCATTAATGGCTATGGACAATGCAAGTGTCAGCAGCTGCCATACAAAGAATGTGAAGTATAA